AGAGCAGGCGTGGGGTCGCACGGCGCCGGGCTGTAGAGATGGGAGTCGAGGTGCGTCAGGAAGACCGCGGCCTGGGTGACCTCCAGCAGCTCCTGGCAGCGGATGGTCATCTGGTGGAGGAAATCGATCACGTCGAAGTCCTCGATCAGCGTGTCGGCCAGCTCCACGAACGTGCGGGCGATGTGTTCCTGTCTGCTCATAGGGGTCCTCCTCGATGCAGGAGCAGAGGCAGGGGCAGAGGCAGAGCCTGATGCGGGGGCCGACTCACCCGGCGTCGTCCTGCGGCAGCTCCCGCACGATGACGGCATGGGCGACCTCGACAAGCGACCGCCCACCCGAGTACGCCTCGGCGCGCAGCCGGGAGAGGGCCTCGCCCAGTGGAATCCCCAGCCGCTCGCTGAGGATTCCGGTGGCCTGGTGCACCTCGGCCCGGTGGAGATCCACCACGCCCGCGCTGCCGGGCCCATTGCCGCCGCCGGGAGAGGTCGGCCAGTGGCTGAGCACATGCTGAGCCAACGCGTCCGCGACCAACCAGCCCTGCGCCGCCTGCTGCGCGGTCAACGGGCCCACGGTCCGCCGATAGCCGGTCATCGTGCCCATCTGGACCGCACCGATACGGATAGGCCACACGAACATGGCAGCGATCCCCAACTCCTCCGCCTCCACCGGGAACTGGGGCCACTGCCGGGCCAGAACCCGGCTCACGTCAGGCACCTCGCGCACCACTGCGCCGGTCCGCAGATGCCGGCCGGGCCCCTCGCCGAGGACGAACTGCAGATCCTCCAGGCCGGCACTGGTGGAATCGGTGAACCAGACCAGCTCCTTACCGAGGGAGATCGCCAGCCCGCCCAGGCCCAGGGCACGCGCGCAAGCCTTCTGCCACGCCCGGCTCTCCTGCCCGGAGGTCAGCGAAGGCAGGCTCTCCAGAAGCTCCCGCACCGTGGCATCCACCACCCGCGCCACCTTCGTCGCACTCCGCGCCGGACGTCAGACCCCGACCTGAACCCAGCCTAGCGACTCCCCACGCAAGCGAGTAGCCACCGGTATCCGCCGGGCGGCCGGCCCGGAATCCGCCGGCATCCTCGCCCAACCGGGCGCCGCTGAACGCCTTCAGATCGAAAATGCCGTGGCCCCCGCGAGCGCCACGGAGGGAGGATGGAGGCGTGCAACTGCTCTTCTCGCCGGCCGGTGACGGCCGTTGCCGCACCCGCGTTCTGCGCGACGACGGCGTGGTCCTGGAGATGCGCTCCTACTCCCGCAAGCACCGGGTGCCGCACGACCTGGCCCACGCCGCCGTGGAGCGCGAGCTGCGGCTGTGCGCCGGCGTCTTCGGCTGCGTCGCGGCCGGCGCCGTCTTCTCCTCGATGCGGGTACTGGCCGGTGTGCCGCGGCATGACGCGGCAGCCCGCAGCTCCCGGGTGATCAAGGCGCATGCCCGCTCGATCGCCCTCGCCGAGGTACTCAGCGGCGTGGTCCACGAGGCCGTGGAGGACCCAGCGGCCCACTCCCTGTTCCAGCGGGCGCGCGAGGGCTGGGGGATCGTGGAGGAGGGTCCCTTCCCCTACGCCCCTGCCGCCGTGGCGGCGGCCGCCGAGACCTTGCGGGCGCTGGCCGACCGGTGGAGCACCCTCGCCGTAGGAGCGGAGCTCGCGCTGGCCTGGCCCCGCGACCTGGCCGCCCCGGTCCCCGCCGCCCGTCGCCGCGCCGTCCGCTGAAGCAGGCAGTGCCCGGCGGGAGGGGAGGTGGGCACAGGTGTGGGTCGTCGTCCTCGGTTACTCCCGCTTCGGCGTCAGGATCGAAGAGTGCGCAGGCCGGTGCGGATTTCGCGGACCAGGATCTCCGGCTGTTCCAGGGCGGCGAAGTGGCCGCCCCGCTCGGCCTCGCCGTAGTGGATGAGATCGCTGTAGGCGTCCTCGATCCAGTTGCGCGGCAGGCGCGGGATGTCCTTGGGGAAGACGGTGACCGCGACGGGGAGTGCCAGCTTGGGGCCGGCGAAGGTGGCCGACCTGTTCTCCCAGTAGATGCGGGCGGAGGACGCCGCGCTGTTGGTGAACCAGTAGAGGGATACCGCGTCGAGGATGTCGTCCCTGCTGAGGGCATCTTCGGCGAGCCCTTGGTTGTCGGTCTTGGACTGGAACTTCTCGTAGATCCATGCCGCTTGTCCGGCGGGGGAGTCCGCCAGGGCGAATCCGACGGTCTCCGGCTTCGTGCCCTGAAGGTGGTTCGACCCGCCGAGATCGCCGGTGTAGAGGGCGAGGGTCTCCACGGCGTACCGCTCTTCGGGCGAGAGGGTGTCGGGCGTCCGTGCCGGAAAGGCGTACTGGGTGTTCAGATGGATGCCGAGCAGTCCCTCCGGTCGCAGGGCCCCCAGAGCGGTGGTGACCACGGCGCCCCAGTCGCCGCCCTGCGCGGCCCAACGCGTATAGCCGAGCCGCTCCATCAGCTGCGCCCAGGCCTTCGCGATGCGCGCGACATTCCATCCGGGCTCCGCGGGCTTCTGGGAGAACCCGAATCCGGGGAGGGACGGGATGACCACGTCGAACGAATCGGCGGCGTCTCCTCCGAAGGCGACCGGATCGGTCAGTGGGCCGATCAGCTTCAGAAAGTCGACGATCGAGCCCGGCCATCCATGGGTGAGGAGCAGCGGCATCGCGTGCGGATTCCTGGACCTGACGTGGAGGAAGTGGATGTCCAGCCCATCGATCTCGGTCAGGAACTGCGGGAGGCGATTGAGCGCGGACTCGAGGCGCGGCCAGTCGTAGCGGTGCTGCCAGTGCTCGACCAGTGCTTTGGCGTTCTCCATCCGAACGCCCTGAGACCAGTCGCCCACCGTTTCCGGATCCGGCCACCGTGTCCCGGCCAGTCGCCGCCTCAGGTCCTCGATCTCCGCCTCCGGGATCGAGACGGTGAACGGGCGGACGGCGGCCTCGGCCGGCGATGTCGGTGCGGTCATTGTCTTCTTCTCCTGAGCTTGAAGCGCAGTGCAACCGAGCCTCTGTTGCACACCCATGTGCAATGTACTTCACTGCACAGTGGTGTGCAACAATGATCCGGTGCCCACCGACTCCTCCCGCGCGCGCTCCATGAACGAGACGCGCGACCGCATCCTCGACGTGGCCCTCGACGTGCTGGGAGAGAACCCCGACGCCGGTATGGGCGACATCGCCTCCGCGGCGGGCGTCGTCCGTCGCACCGTCTACGGCCACTTCCCCTCGCGCCTCGACCTGGTGCTGCGGCTCACGGAACGGGCCGTCGCCGAGATGACGGCCGTGCTCACCGAGGTCGACGCCGCCGAGGCCCGAGCGGACGAGACATGGGCCGAATTCGTCGCCCGCCTCTGGCCCGTGACGCACCGGTACCGGGTGCTGCTGGCGCTGCGCCGTGGGGAGTACGGCGAGGCGATCCACGGCCTCCTCGGGCCGCTCGACGAACTCCTCGCCGACCTCGTGCGACGGGGCCAGGAGAGCGGCGTGTTCGCCAGTCACCTGCCGCCGGGCCTGCTGAGCCAGCTCGCCTACGGCGCGGTGTTCGCGATCGCGGACAGCGACCTGCCGGACGTGGCCCTCGGCGCGCGGGCGGCGACGATCACCAGCCTGCTGATGCTGGGAGTCCCCGAGCCACGTGCCGTCGCTCTGGTGGACGACCAGCCCTGATCCTGCTCATCCCCAGCGGCCGACGGCGACGAAGGCCGCGAGCAGGAGGAGGAACACGTTGGCGGGCACAGGCTGCCGCTCGCCCCGGGCCAGGTGGACCCGGAGGGCCCCGAGCTGCACGACGACCAGGCCGACCGCCGCGATCGGCGTCAGGACGCGGGCGATGCCGGTCGCCCCCGGCAGGATCAGGCCGGCCGCGCCGAGGAGCTCGACCGCGCCGACCGCCTTCACGGCCGCGTCCGAGTGGTCCTTCATCCAATCGAGCCGACCCGATGCCGCGAGCCGCTCGCGCGGCCGGACCACCTTGAGTCCGCCCGCGACGAGATAGACGAATGCGAGCAGCCCCTGCCCGATCCAAAGGATGATGCTCACCGGAATCCCCAATCCTGACGTCCGTCCGTGGCCATAGCGTGGATGAGCGCGAGGGCGGCGACAAAAGGCACAGCGATGTATGTATCCAGGAAGGCGGCAACGGCGTGACGCACGTCACAGGTAAGGCGACGGCGCGGATACCCCAGGGCGGCGCGGTCCGGGAGGTGCTCGACCGGGTCGGCGACAAGTGGAGCCTTCTGGTGATCGGCACCCTCCGCGAGGGGCCCCTGCGGTTCGGTGAGCTGCGGGAGGCGGTGGAGGGCATCTCGCAGCGGATGCTCACGCTGACGCTCAAGCATCTGGTCGAGGACGGCCTGGTCGTCCGTAGCGCTTATCAGGAGGTACCGCCCCGGGTGGAGTACGAGCTGAGCGGTCTGGGGCGGACTCTGCTACCGCTGGTGATCTCCCTCGCCAAGTGGGCCATGGCGCACCACGAGGAGATCAACGCCAACCGGACGTCGCGGAATCCGTCGGTCTAGCCGGGCGTATCGGTCGGCGTGGCCGCGGGAAATCGGGCTGACAGGCGGGTGTCGGTGGGGGAGGATGCCGATGCCGTATCGACGAGTGACAGCGAAAGGGCCGCCTGCATGCCCCCATCCGCAGCCGATTCCGATTCCGATTCCGGGCCCGAACCCAGGCCTCCCGGGCCGACCGTCGAACCGGCTCCTTCGGGCCCTCTCGGTGTGCTGACGGCGGAAGTGGTGGCGGACCTGGCGGTGCCGGCGGAGCCGGTGCTCTCGCCGGACGGGCGTCTGGTCGCCTACCTGGTCGCGGGGAACAGCGAGAGCAAGGAGGGCCCGCGCGCGGCCCTGTGGCTGGCGGCTGCGGACGGCAGCACAGACCCGCGCCGGCTGACCGACGTCACCGCCCACGCCGCCGCCCCGAAGTGGGCGCAGGACTCGGCCTCCCTCTACTTCACCTGTGAGACCCAGGAGTCGGGAGGGCCCCAGCTCCAGCGCCTCCCACTGGACGGTGACGCCGCCCCTCTCCCGGTGCAGACCCTCACCCGGTGGCGCGGCGGCATCGCCGGCCACCACCCCCTGACCGACGGCCGCACCCTCGCACTGCTGGCCGCCGACGAGCCCACCGCCGAGGAGGAGCGCCGAGCGGCGGCGGGGGAGGACGCGAGGGTGTGGGGCCGTCATCTCCCTCCCACCCGGCTCCGTCTCCTCGACCTGCCCACCGGCCGGATCCGGACCGTCGAGGGCCTGGGGGAGCGCCACGTGGTCGAGGTGGCCCAGCGCCCGGACGGCGGCCCGCTGGCCGTGCTGAGCTGGTCCACCCCCGAGGTGGACCCGGGTGTGCTGAACGCCCGCCTCCACCTGCTCACCCCCGGCACCGGGGCCGTGGAGGACCTGGGCCCCGTCGGCGTGGAGGCCCAGAACCCCACCTGGTGGCGGCACGAGGGGCAGTGGCATCTGGCCCATCTGGCGGTGACCCCAGGACACCTGATCGGCGCCCTCGCCGTCCTCGACACCGTTCCGCCGCCCGACGGCGCCGCGCCCGCTTCCGCCCCCGTCCCCGCCTCCGCTCCCTGCAATCTGACCGCGGGCATGGCCGCGACCCCCACCGAGCTGGTGGGGGTCGCCGACGGCCCGCCGCTGGCCCTGTTCGCCGACGGCCTGGACACCGCCGTCCACCGGCTCGATCCGGGCACGCTGCGCTTCCAGCGGCTCTCCCGCGCCCCCGGCAGCCTCGCCGCGTTGTCCGCGACCTCCTGCGGCAGGACGCTGGCGGTGCTGGCCGGCAGCGCGCGGGAGCCGAAGAACGTCCACGTCGGTCCGGTCGAGGGGCCCTGGCGCCGTCTCAGCGACGTCAACCCCCATCTGCGCGCCATCCCCTGGGGCACCCAGGAGCGCCTCGCCTACCGAGCCCGCGACGGCCTCTCCCTGGACGGCCTGCTCATCCTCCCGGTCGATCGCACCCGCGACCAGGGCCCCTTCCCGCTGATCACCCTGGCGCACGGCGGCCCCTACTACCGCTCCGCCGACGACTTCGCGCTCACCGTGGTCGACTGCGGCCAGTGGCTGGCCAGTGCCGGCTACGCCGTCTTCCTGCCCAACCCCCGTGGCGGCTGCGGACACGGCCAAGCCTTCGCCGCCGCGGCGGCCGGCGCCGTGGGCGGGGAGGAGTGGAGCGACATCCTCACCGGGATCGACCTGCTGATCGGGCAGGGCATCGCCGACCCCGCGCGGCTCGGCATCTCCGGCTGGAGCCACGGCGGGTTCCTGGCCGCCTGGGCGGCCTGCCGCACCGACCGCTTCCGGGCCGCGATCATGGGCGCCGGCATCAGCGACTGGGGGATGCAGGCCGGCACCGGCGAGTGGGGCCTGCTCGACGCGGCCCTGGGCGGGAGCACCGGCTGGAACGGCCCCGGCCCCCACCTCCACGACCACCACAGCCCCATCTCCTATGCCTCCCACTTCCGCACTCCGCTGCTGATCCTCCACGGCGAGGAGGACACCAACGTCCCCCTCAGCCAGGCCCTCCACCTCCACCGCGCCCTGCGCCACCACGGCGCCGAGCACGAACTCGTGGTCTATCCCCGCGAGGGGCACGGCCTGCGTGAACGCGCCCACCAACTGGACGCCCTCCACCGCACCCGCGCCTGGTTCGACCGCTGGCTCACGCGGGAGTGACCCGCCGGCCGGGCGCTCCACGGCTTGGGCGAGCGCGGCCGGAAACGCAAATGCCTCCGCGGAGGCCGGGAAATTCCCCGGCCTCCGCGGAGGCATTTCACTCTCGTTCTTCCTGTGCTTTCTGCCCGGCTACCACCTGTACCATCGTCCGCCGCCGGAGCCGCGGGCGAAAAAGCCCACGACCCAGACCACCAGCACGATCAGGGCCACCCACCACAGAAGATGAACGGCGAATCCCACTCCCCCCAGAATCAGAGCCAGCAGGAGTACCAGAAGCAAAGGTCCCATGTCGTCATAACCTCCTCGGCGGTCTGCTGCCCCGAACGTCTGCACGTATGCGCGGCGAATTCCGGCCGGTTCGCCAGGCATGGATGCGGGATCTCCGGTCAGAATCGTCTCGTGTTGAGATTGTCGATGATCACGCTGACGGCGGTGCTCGCGGCGGCGGGGATCGTGTGCGCGGTGCTGGTGTCCCCGTGGTGGTGGTTCGGCGCCGGGCCCGCGCTGCTGCTCCTGCTCCTCGTGTGCTGGGACGTGGCCCAGCGGCGGCACTCGGTGCTGCGGAACTACCCCGTACTCGGGCACCTGCGGTTCCTGCTGGAGGCGATCCGGCCGGAACTTCAGCAGTACTTCATCGAGCGGAACTACGACGGCCGCCCGTTCGACCGCGACACCCGCAGCATCGTCTACGAGCGGGCCAAGGGGACCGACGCCGAGGAGCCGTTCGGCACCGAGCGGGACCTGGTGCAGCCGGGCAGCGAGTACCTGGTGCCCTCGATGGCGCCCCGCCCGGTGCCCGAGGACCCGCCGCGGGTGCGGATCGGCGGCCCGGACTGCACCCGCCCCTACGACATGGCGCTGCTGAACGTCTCGGCGATGAGCTTCGGCTCGCTCTCGGGCAACGCCGTCCTGGCGCTGAACACCGGGGCGGCCCGCGGCGGCTTCGCGCACGACACCGGCGAGGGGGGCCTGTCCGAGTACCACCTGCGTCCCGGTGGAGACCTGGTGTGGGAGATCGGCACCGGGTACTTCGGCTGCCGCACGCCGGACGGCGGTTTCGACGCCGAGGAGTTCGCCCGCAAGGCCGCCCACGACCAGGTCAAGTGCGTGTCCCTGAAGATCAGTCAGGGCGCGAAGCCGGGTATCGGCGGGGTGCTGCCCGGGACCAAGGTCAACGAAGAGATCGCGCGGGTGCGCGGCGTGCCGCAGGGGCAGACGGTCGTCTCGCCCCCGTACCACCGCGTCTACTCGAACCCGCGCGAGCTGGTGCGGTTCCTGGCCCGGATGCGCGAACTGGCCGGCGGCAAGCCGGTCGGCTTCAAGCTGTGCGTGGGCTCGCGGCGCGAGTTCCTGGCGGTGTGCAAGGCGATGCTCGCGGAAGACGTGACCCCGGACTTCGTCATCGTGGACGGCGCCGAGGGCGGCACCGGCGCCGCGCCCCTGGAGTTCGCCGACAACCTCGGGCTGCCGCTCACCGAGGGCCTGATGACGGTCCACAACGCGCTGGTGGGCACCGGCCTGCGGGACCGGATCCGGGTCGGGGCCAGCGGCAAGGTGGCCACCGGCAGCGACCTGGTCAAGCGGCTGCTGATGGGCGCGGACTACACCAACGCCGCCCGCGCGATGATGTTCGCGGTGGGGTGCATCCAGGCGCAGTCATGCCACACCAACCGCTGCCCGGTGGGCGTGGCCACCCAGGACCCGCGCCGGGCCGCGGCGCTGGACGTCGCCGACAAGTCCGAGCGCGTCCGGCGCTTCCAGGAGGCGACGGTCAAGAGCGCCCTCCAGATCATGGCCTCGATGGGGGTGAGCGAGCCCGCCGAGCTGCGGCCGCACATGCTCCTTCACCGGGTGGACCCCCACACCGTGCGCACCTACGAGGAGCTCCACCCCTGGCTGACGCCCGGTCAACTCCTGAAGGCGGACGAGGACGGAATGCCGTCCGGCTGGGCCGAGGACTGGTCCAGGGCGGACCCGGACCGCTTCGGCCGCTGACGGCCCGTCCGCTCCACGGGGGTGGTCACCCGCGGGTGCCCGCCCGCCGCCCGGCCGGGCTCAGCCGAGGCCGCGGTGGGCGGACCACAGCGCCCCGGCGCGGCCGGCGGCCTCGGCGACCAGGGCGGCCAGTTCGGGCCGGTCGGGAACGGGGAACGAGACGTACGCGCCCCGTCCACCGCCCACGGGCCGACCGTAGGCCTTCGCGGCGAGGCGGCCGTCCGGGAGCAGCCTGACGTTGAGTGTGGTCAGCGCGAACTCTTCACCGCGCCGGGTGTCCGTCCAGCGGAGCGCCTCCGGGATCGTGACGTTGATCGCCAGGGCACTCACCTCCGGATCGCCGCTCATGGACGCATGATGCCATGCGACCTGCCCCGGACGCCCAGGCGGCTTCTCGCCCGCCTTGTGGTGGGGGAGAGACATCGGATGGGTCCTCAGGCGCATGGGGAGGCCGTTTCCGGGGGAGGCGGCGAAGAGTGGCTCCGTGACGCGTGGTGACGGCGATTCAGCTCGAACGGGTATCGGAGCGGGGGAGGGCCGACGCCCCGCGCGGGCGTCGGATGACTCCGTTCCGCTCCGCCGGCGATGGCCGTCCGCGCGCGTGGGGCGCTGTGTAGAGGCGGCCCCCTGCCCCCGGGCCGCGTGACCGGTGACCGAAGGAGAGAGGCCGTGAGCGCCCCCGCCACCTCGAGGACGACGGAACCCGAGTTCGTCCACCCCGGCGTCTTCTACTCGACCACGGAGGACTACCTCGCGGAGGTGGGCGGCTTCGTCCGGGAAGCCGTACTGGCCGACGAGCCGGTGATGGTGGCCGTGCCGCCGGGCAACGGCGAGGTGCTGCGCGCGGACCTGGGTGAGCTGGCCGACGAGGTCGAGTGGCATGACATGACCCGGGTGGGCCGCAATCCGGGCCGCATCCTCGCCGCGCTCCAGGACTTCGCCGACCGCCGCCCCGAGGGACCGGCCCGCATCGTCGGAGAGCCGATCTGGCGCGAGCGCACCTCGGCCGAGCTGCTGGAGGCCACCAAACACGAGGCGCTGATCAACCTCGCCTTCGCCGGGCGCTCCGCGACCATCCTGTGTCCCTACGACGCCCAGGGCCTGCCGGCTGCGGTACTGGCCGACGCCCGCCGCACTCACCCGACCCTTCGGAGCGGTGGTCGGCTGGAACCGTGCGCGGAGTACGCCCTGCCCGCGCGGGTGTGTGCCGACTGCGATCTGCCGCTCCCGGAACCGGAGCCGGTACCGTCCTCGGCCGATCTCCTCACCCTGGCCTATCGTTCGGGCGACCTGGGGCAGGTCCGCGGCCTGACCGAGGCGTTCCTGCGCGGCACCGTCCTCTCCGGGCGGCGACGGGAGGACGTGCTGCTGGCTGTGAACGAGGCCGCCGCCAACTCCCTGATCCAGCCGGGGGGCCATGGCACCCTCCGACTGTGGGCCACCCCCGACGCCGTGATCGCCGAGACCCGGGACACCAGCCGGCCGGCCGGTCCCCTCGCCGGACGGCGGCGTCCGCAGCCCGGCAGTGTGTGCGCGAGCCGTGGGCTCTGGCTCATCCACCAGTTGTGCGACCTGGTCGAGACGCGAGCCTCGGAAACCGGTCTGGTGCTCCGCCTTCACTTCGCCTGCCGGTGAGGGGACGCCGGGGTCGTCAGCCGGCCGCCGCCGTGGTCGGCCGGTCGCAGCTCAGGCGCGCAGCCCGGTGAGGAGGGCGTCGATGGCGGCCAGCGCGGCGGTCGTGTCGAGGCCCGCCCGGGAGACCAGGGAGAGGCCCTGGACGGTGAAGAGGAGCAGTTGGGCCTGGGCCTCGGGGGTGGCGGTCGTGGTGACCTCGCCGCTCTCCTGCGCACGCCGAAGGGCATCGGCGATGATCTCCGTGAAGCGGGCGTGGGCGTGGGCGACGACCTCGGCGGCGTCGGCGTCCTGCGGGACGAGCTCCGCGGTGGTGTTCCCGATCATGCACCCCTGCGGAATGCCCAGGTCGGAGGCGTGCTCCTCGGCCCGGGTCGGGGTGGCGAGCACCTCGCGGAGCGCCGGGAGCACCGGCCCGGTCTCCAGCGCGGCCACGAGCCGGCTCTCGTAGGTCTCCCAGTACAGCCGGACCGCGGCCAGGTAGAAGGCCCGTTTGTCGCCGAAGGCGCCGTAGAGGCTGCCCCGTTCCAGGTGCAGCGACTCGACCAGGTCCTGGACGGAGGTCGCGCCGTAGCCCCGGGACCAGAAGAGGAGGAGCGCGCGCTCCAGGGCCTGTGCCTTGTCGAATTCGCGGGGGCGCCCGGTACGTGCCATGGCGCCACGGTACGACTTTTTGACTGCCCGCACAAAAGACCGTACGGTGACGACCGAGGTACTTCTTGAACGCTCGCACAGAAGTGGCGGGCAGGCCCGGGCGCACGACAGTGCGCCTGCGGAGGAGAGGCAGAACGCTATGGACTTCAAGGGGAAGACCGCGCTGGTCACCGGGTCGGGCGCGAAGGGCGGGCTGGGGCATGCGACGGCCAGGCTGCTCGCCGCCGGCGGCGCCGAGGTGATCCTCACCGGCACCGACCCGCACCGCGGCGCCGGGGTCGTGGAGGACGTGCGGAGCGCGGCCGAGGCGGCGGGCCCGGCGGGCGGCGTGCGCTTCGTCGCCGCCGACCTGGCCGAGGTGCGGGCGGTGGAGCACCTGGCCGAGGAGGCCGGCACGGTGGACATCCTGGTCAACAACGCGGGCGTGGTTCCGTTCAGTGCGACGGCCGACCAGGGCACGGACGACTACGAAGCGGCCTTCGCGGTCAATGTGCGCGCGCCGTTCGTCCTCACTGGTCGGCTGGCGCCGAGGATGGCCGCGAACGGTGGCGGCAGCATCGTCAACGTCAGCTCGACCGCCGCCGCACTGGGGATGCCGGCGATGGCCGTGTACGGCGCGACCAAGGCCGCCGTGGAGTCCCTGACCCGGACCTGGGCGGCCGAGTTCGCCGCGGCGGGGGTGCGGGTCAACGCGGTGGCGCCCGGCCCGATGACCACGGCCAAGGTGGTTGCGGCCATGGGCCCGGACGTCGGCGGCATGGGCCTGACGACGGCGCTCAAGCGGGCCGGCGACCCGGGAGAGGTGGCCCGGGTGATCGCCTTCCTCGCCGGCGATGCGGCGAGCTATATGACCGGTGCGGTGGTGGCCGCGGACGGGGGCCGGACCGCGATCTGAGATCAGGGCCGGAGAACACGAGGAAAGAGGAGGGCGAGTCCGATGGGACGCCTTGCAGGAAAGCACGCACTGATCACTGGGGGGACGAGCGGGATCGGTTTCCAGACCGCCCGCGAGTTCCTCTCCGAGGGAGCCACCGTGGCCATCACCGGGCGCTCGCCGGAGCGGCTGGAGGAGGCCGCCCGCCGTCTCGGCGGCCAGGTGCTGACCCTCGTCAGCGATGCCGCCGACGTGCCCGCACAGGCCGCACTGGCGGCGCGACTGGAGAAGGAGTGGCCGCGGCTGGACGTCCTGATGACCAATGCCGCCGACGTCACCCATCTCCCCATCGAGGAATGGACCGAGGAGGCCTTCGACCGGCTGGTCGCCACCAACCTCAAGGCCCCGTTCTTCCTGGTCAAGGCGCTGCTGGGACTGTTCTCGCAGCAGGCCTCGGTCATCCTCGTCGGCTCGGTCTCGGCCTTCGTGGGGCATCAGAACGCGGCCGTCTACGGAGCGGCGAAGGCGGGGCTGCTGTCCTTCTCCCGGGGGCTGACCTACGAGCTCAAGGACCGGGGCGTGCGGGTCAACGGGCTGAGCCCGGGCCCGACCCGTACGGACGTCTTCGCCCCGCTCGGCCCGGAACGGCAGGCCGCCGTCTACGAGGAACTGCGACGGACCGTCCCCCTCCACCGCATCGGCACGCCCACCGAACTGGCCAAGGCGGCCGTCTACCTCGCCTCCGACGAATCCGCCTACACGGCCGGCACCGTCCTGCGGGTGGACGGCGGCATCGGGGAACTCGCGTACTGACCGCGTGCCGACCGCGTACCGACCGCGTACGGACTGCGCACTCGACCGCGATCGAGACCCGCCGGCCGGCGACCTGCTCCCCACCGATCGGGTCGCCGGCCGACGGAGGCCGGGACCGCCCGTCGTCGCCACCGACTCACCGGTCGTGGCCGGGCGGGTCCTCCTCGGCGGGGATCCCGTGCCGGTGGGCGTAGACGATGGCCTGCGGGCGGTCGCGGCTGCCGGTTTTGGCGAAGATCTGGTTGATGTGGGTCTTCACGGTGGAGCGGCTCAGGTAGAGCCTGGCGGCGATCTCGGCGTTGGACAGGCCCTGCGCGATCAGGCCGAGTACCTGGGCCTCGCGTTCGGTGAGGCCGTCGGGGAGGTGGGCGTCCTTCCCGGAACGGCCCGGATCGTTGCGGCGGCCGGCGTGGATCAGGCGGGCGGCGGCGAGCGGGTCGAGCATGGTGTGGCCGGAGACGGCGGCCTCGATGGCGCGGCGGATGTCCGCGGCCGAGGCGTTCTTGGTCAGGTATCCGGTGGCGCCGGCCTCGAGCGCGGCGAGGATGGAGTCGTCGTCGGTGTAGGTGGTGAGCACCACGACGGCGGTGGCCGGACGCTCCTCCTTCAGCCGGCGGGTGGCCTCGACGCCGTCGGTGCCTGGCATGTGAAGGTCCATCAGGACCACGTCCGCCCCATGCTCCACGGCGAGGCCGACGGCCTGCGCGCCGTCCGCGGCGAGCCCGGCGACCTCCACGGTGTCGACCGCGCTGAGGATGGTGGCCAGGCCCTCGCGGACCACGCGGTGGTCGTCGGCGATGATCACCGAGATCGGTGTGCGGCTCATCCGTCGCTCCCGTCGCTCGCGTTGCGCC
This DNA window, taken from Phaeacidiphilus oryzae TH49, encodes the following:
- a CDS encoding sensor histidine kinase → MSAPATSRTTEPEFVHPGVFYSTTEDYLAEVGGFVREAVLADEPVMVAVPPGNGEVLRADLGELADEVEWHDMTRVGRNPGRILAALQDFADRRPEGPARIVGEPIWRERTSAELLEATKHEALINLAFAGRSATILCPYDAQGLPAAVLADARRTHPTLRSGGRLEPCAEYALPARVCADCDLPLPEPEPVPSSADLLTLAYRSGDLGQVRGLTEAFLRGTVLSGRRREDVLLAVNEAAANSLIQPGGHGTLRLWATPDAVIAETRDTSRPAGPLAGRRRPQPGSVCASRGLWLIHQLCDLVETRASETGLVLRLHFACR
- a CDS encoding TetR/AcrR family transcriptional regulator, whose amino-acid sequence is MARTGRPREFDKAQALERALLLFWSRGYGATSVQDLVESLHLERGSLYGAFGDKRAFYLAAVRLYWETYESRLVAALETGPVLPALREVLATPTRAEEHASDLGIPQGCMIGNTTAELVPQDADAAEVVAHAHARFTEIIADALRRAQESGEVTTTATPEAQAQLLLFTVQGLSLVSRAGLDTTAALAAIDALLTGLRA
- a CDS encoding SDR family NAD(P)-dependent oxidoreductase is translated as MDFKGKTALVTGSGAKGGLGHATARLLAAGGAEVILTGTDPHRGAGVVEDVRSAAEAAGPAGGVRFVAADLAEVRAVEHLAEEAGTVDILVNNAGVVPFSATADQGTDDYEAAFAVNVRAPFVLTGRLAPRMAANGGGSIVNVSSTAAALGMPAMAVYGATKAAVESLTRTWAAEFAAAGVRVNAVAPGPMTTAKVVAAMGPDVGGMGLTTALKRAGDPGEVARVIAFLAGDAASYMTGAVVAADGGRTAI
- a CDS encoding SDR family oxidoreductase — protein: MGRLAGKHALITGGTSGIGFQTAREFLSEGATVAITGRSPERLEEAARRLGGQVLTLVSDAADVPAQAALAARLEKEWPRLDVLMTNAADVTHLPIEEWTEEAFDRLVATNLKAPFFLVKALLGLFSQQASVILVGSVSAFVGHQNAAVYGAAKAGLLSFSRGLTYELKDRGVRVNGLSPGPTRTDVFAPLGPERQAAVYEELRRTVPLHRIGTPTELAKAAVYLASDESAYTAGTVLRVDGGIGELAY
- a CDS encoding response regulator, giving the protein MSRTPISVIIADDHRVVREGLATILSAVDTVEVAGLAADGAQAVGLAVEHGADVVLMDLHMPGTDGVEATRRLKEERPATAVVVLTTYTDDDSILAALEAGATGYLTKNASAADIRRAIEAAVSGHTMLDPLAAARLIHAGRRNDPGRSGKDAHLPDGLTEREAQVLGLIAQGLSNAEIAARLYLSRSTVKTHINQIFAKTGSRDRPQAIVYAHRHGIPAEEDPPGHDR